GGCGCTGTCGATGGAGATGCCCGCATCCACCAGCGCGTCGATAATGTCGAGATGATCGCCCACGCAGGCGATCCACAGCGCCGTGTTGCCGTCCGCGTTGCGGATGTCGAGGGCGGCGCCGGCGGCGATCAGGGCGGTCACCGTCTCGCCGAGCCCTTCGGCGCACGCCTTCATCAGCGGCGTCATGCCGTTCTCGGCGGTGGCGTCGAGCCCATCCGGCGGATAGCCGCGGCTGGCGATCCAGGCGGACAGCGCGGGGTCGAGCGCGCCTGCGGGCTTTTGCCTCTGCGCGTGGTTGAACCAGGCTTCATAGCCGCCGTCCACGCTCGTCACGTCGGAAAAGCCGAAATCCGACAAAGCCTGCGCGTATTCCTGGCTGGCATTGCCGTGATAGCAATAGATCACCACCGGCTGCGCCTTAGGCGTCGTGCCGATGATGTCGCCGAGATTGCCGAAGGCCATGTTCCGCGCGCCCGCCACATGGCCGGCGGCGTAGGCATTGGCGTCGCGCACATCGAGCAGCAAGGCCTGGCCCGTGCCCACGATGGCGACCGCCTCGTCCACGCCGATGCGGCGGAAGGGCGTGCGCTGTCTCATGATATCCCCCCGGTCCCGCTCACGCGCCCCGGCCGGGATAGGCCGGCTCGGTGGTGATGCGGTCGTCGACGGCGGCGCGCCCGACGGTGAAGTGGTAGATGGACTGGAAGGCCGCGCCCTCGAGCCCCATCAGCTGGTGCAGGTCGTCGTCAAAGAAGCAGCCGATGCCGGTGCCACGGAAGCCCGCCGCCTCCGCTTCCAGATAGAGCGACTGGCCGATCATGCCCGCCTCCCAATGGAGCTGTCGGTAGCGCCATGGATCCGCGCTCACCAGCGGCTCGAACTCCGCCAGCATGGCGAGGGCGAAGGAGCTGTCGCTGGCGATGGCCTGATGGCAGCTCACGGTGCGGGCGATGCCGCGACAGTCGGTTTCCACCAGCCGGTAGATCGGTAGGTGCTCCGGCACGCCCTCGGGCGTCTCCCAGGTGAAATCGGAGCGCAGCGCGGCCTTGAGGTCGGCGGTCACGCCCGCACGGCGCGGCAGGGCGTAGAGGCCGGGGGCGAGCCCTTCCACCCGATGCACGAACAGCAGCGGGTGGACGCGGGCCTCGAAGCCCCACGCATCGAAGGGGGCCCCATCACGCGGCAGCAGCGCATCGACGAGGCCGAGGAAGACCTCGCGGGGCATCGCGCTGCCCTTGGCCGTGAAACGCTGGGCGCTGCGCCGGCCGAGGATGACCGAAGCCGCCGGCGCGTCTCCCACCACCGCGCGCGCAGGGAGGGCCGGAGCCGACACCGCGTCACCCGCAACGGCGCGCGCGCGATGCGTCGCGAGACTCACCTGGTCGATCACCGGCCAGCGATAGAGCGGATGCCGGTCGAGCACATTGGCCCGCCCCATCCAGCGCCCGCCGAACGCCACCGGCGGAAGGGCGGGCAGGTCGCCGCCAGCCGGAGCCAGCGCGATCAGGATGTCGGGATCCTCCCGCTCCGCCCCGGCGAAATCGCCGTCCCGTTCGAGGCCGACGCGACGGGCGATATCGGCGCTGGTGGCCTCCACCAGATGCACCGTCCAGCCGAGGCAGGCGGCGGCATAGCGCACCCCCGCCAAGGCGTGGCCGAGATCGAGCTGGCAATAGCGGAAGGCGCGCTCGCCATATTTCCAGGCCTCCCGCCAATGGATGGACGACAGCGCGAGAAAGAGCGACGGCGCCCCGCCGGCCGGGCCGAACCGGTTCTCGATGGCGAAGCCCGATGCGCTCGCCACCGCCACCACGTCCGGCCCCGGCGGCGCGAAGCGGTGCTCCAGCACATGGTCGCGGCTGACATAATGGTGCACGCCGTCCGCCAGACCGGCGATGCCGCCGGCGATCACATAGGCCTCGGTGGGGTGCAGATTGCCGCTGGAGGGATTGCAGCGCAGCGCCCAGCGGTCCGGGCCAAGCTGCTTCCAGGCCGCCAGGCCGAAGGAGAGTTCCAGCAGCAAGGCGACGCCGGCAAGGTCCACGGGCGCGGGCGCCACGCCGCCCGACACCATTTGCGGAAAGGAGACGCCGAGCGCCTCGGCCGCCAGCGGCAGAGCGGTGCGCGGGGCGCCCTCATAGTCCCGGAACGGGTTGGGCTGCGTGTCCCAATCCAGCGTCTCGGGGCCGGCGGCGTAGCCCTTCAGACTGTGCTTGGTGCGGGCGTGGTAGGCCAGCGCCGCCTCGGAGGGACGCAGGGGGGGCAGCAGCGCGTTCATGGTTCAGGACGCTTTCCGTTCGCCGGGGTCCGGACAGGGATGGGCCACGCCGGGATGGGAGCAGCCCTCAAGCGGGCGCGCGCCCGGCACGGCCGGCCCCAGCAGGGAGGTCACCGGCTCGCGGTCGAAGCCGGCGCAGCGGGCGCCGTCCACCTCCACCAGCGGGCGACGGATGAGCAGGGGCTCGGCCAGCATCAGCGCGATGGCGGCCTCCGCTTCCACCGCATCCGGCTTCACCGCGCCCGATTTCACCTTCGGCGCGGCGGGATTGAACCAGCTGGCGACCGGCGTCGCGCCAAAGAAATCCTTCAGCCGCTCGGCCGTCCACGGCTCGGTCAGGAGACTGCGGACGTCCAGCGTGTGGCCGGCATTGGCGAGGGCGAGCTTCTGCCGGGCGTTGGTGCCGCAGCCCGGCTTCTCCCAGAAGGTGACATGGGCCACGGCGTACTACTTCAATACGGAAAGCTGCACGAGCTGCGCGCCGCCGTCACGACCGAGCACCGTATCCACCTTCTTGCGCACGCTCTCCAGCGTCAGCGGCTTGACCACCGCGCCATGGGCACCGGCCTTGAGCCCGCTCACCGCCACCGCCTCTTCCGACTTGTCGGTGACGATGAGGATGCGCACGCCGGGAAACTTCCCTTTCAACTCGCCGATCAGCGCATCGCCGCGGGCCTTCAGAAGCCCGACGCCGAGCAGGATCACATGCGGCACCAGCCAGCCCTGCCCCTTCTCATAGGCCTCCTCGGGGGTGGCGAGCTCGTGGGTCTCGATCTCGTCGTGCAGCATGAATTGCAGCGCCGCGCGCGTGATCTCGTCCTCGTCCACCACGAAGACACGCCGCTGGTCCACCGCCTTGGAAGTCTCAACGCCGATCTGCATCTGTCGCCTCGCTCATTACTTCCGTTCATCATGCCACGGGCGTCCCGCCAAACGCGCGCCCGAAGCCGGGCGGCCCGCGCGCGGGCGGGACGTTTTGAGCGTCAAGCAAGTTCCGTTCCTCGCCGGCAACGTCAGTATTCGGCGGCATCGCCGCAGCATCGGCGCGGGGAGCGGACAGGATGTGTTCCAATCCCGACACTCTTCCTTCACCTGTCGGGTTCGGCACAGCATCCGAAAGGCGAAGACAGACGCCGATTGCAGCCGGAATTTGATTGAGATCAAAGACCTGCGCGGTCTCGCGGCGAGTGGCACGCTGGTTGCTCCTGCCATGGCGCAACAGCGAGTGAGGGCTGAGTGCACGCCTAGGCCGGCTGCCAGCGATGCGCTCCTTCCCGTAACCCGCGGGGCGTTTCCGATCGATATTGCTGACGAGAGAAACGGCCTCGCGCCAATTCGCGCGGTGGTCTTCCTAAGTAGGTTCGAAGGAGAGCAAGATGGCTTCGCTGCGACAGATCGCGTTTTACGGCAAGGGTGGCATCGGCAAGTCCACCACGTCCCAGAACACCCTTGCGGCCCTGACCGAGCTTGGTCAGCGCATCCTCATCGTGGGTTGCGACCCGAAGGCGGATTCGACCCGCCTGATCCTGCATGCCAAGGCGCAGGACACCATCCTTTCGCTGGCCGCCAACGCGGGCTCGGTGGAAGACCTCGAGCTCGAGGACGTGATGAAGGTCGGCTACAAGGACATCCGCTGCGTGGAGTCCGGTGGTCCGGAGCCGGGCGTCGGCTGCGCCGGCCGCGGCGTGATCACCTCGATCAACTTCCTTGAGGAGAACGGCGCCTACGAGGACATCGACTACGTGTCCTACGACGTGCTGGGCGACGTGGTGTGCGGCGGTTTCGCGATGCCGATCCGCGAGAACAAGGCGCAGGAAATCTACATCGTCATGTCCGGCGAGATGATGGCCATGTATGCGGCCAACAACATCTCCAAGGGCATCCTGAAGTATGCGAACTCCGGCGGCGTGCGCCTGGGCGGCCTGGTGTGCAACGAGCGCCAGACCGACAAGGAATATGAGCTGGCGGAGTCGCTGGCGAAGAAGCTCGGCACCACGCTGATCTACTTCGTTCCGCGCGACAACATCGTGCAGCACGCCGAGCTGCGCCGCATGACGGTGATCGAGTATGCGCCCGATTCCGCGCAGGCCCAGCACTACCGCAACCTCGCGACCAAGGTGCATGGCAACTCGGGCAACGGCATCATCCCGACCCCGATCACCATGGACGAGCTCGAAGACCTGCTCATGGAGCACGGCATCATGAAGGCCGTGGACGAGAGCATCGTCGGCAAGACCGCCGCCGAGCTCGCCGTCGGCTGAACCCGGATCGACGGGCCGGCAACCGCCGGCCCGTCCACCCAACGTCCGTCCCCGCGGCTCGCCGCGTATATTTCACCGGGGCTGGGCGTGACCTTTGCGAATACGCCTTTTCACACACCGTACGCTGAAGATTATTCAAGGTCCCGGTCCCTCGCCGCAAGGCGGGGGACCTTTTGCAAGAGCGCCTCGTTGCAAGAGCGCCTCGGCAAGATCTGCTTTGCAATACCGGCCTTCCCCGCATCGGGTGACGACTTGGCCCCGTCCGCGCCACGCCCCCGTTCGTTTCTTCTCTGGCACATCCTCGCTGATCGCGCGCGTCACGTTCCCGACGTTCGCGCCCTGCGCGCAATCCGACATCGCCGCCCCGACGCCCCGCGGCCTCCGTCTGTCACCTTCCCGACACGGACATGGGCCCTCCCCATGTATTCATGCATTGTCGATATCCGACAATTCGATGAACGGCAGGACAAATCGCTGAAAATGCGAGCGATTCACAGTTGAGTCCGGCTTGGCACGCCGTTTGCCAGTCATTGCTCAGGAGCCGTCGGGTTTGGCTCGGAGCAAATTCATGCACATCGTCGTCTGCATCAAACAGGTTCCGGATTCGGCGCAGATCCGCGTCCATCCCGTCACCAACACGATCATGCGGCAGGGCGTGCCGACGATCATCAACCCCTATGACCTGTTCGCGCTGGAAGAGGCGCTGCGGCTGCGCGACAAGTTCGGCGGCGAGGTCACGGTCCTCACCATGGGCCCGCCCTCCGCGGAAGATTCCCTGCGCAAGGCGCTGACCTTCGGCGCCGACCGCGCCGTGCTCCTGACCGACCGCTTCTTCGCCGGCTCCGACACGCTCGCCACCAGCTTCGCCCTCGCCACCGCCATCACCAAGATCGGCCAGACCTGGGGCGTGCCGGACCTCGTGTTCACCGGCAAGCAGACCATCGATGGCGACACCGCCCAGGTCGGCCCCGGCATCGCCAAGCGCCTTGGCCTCATGCAGATCACCTATGTGGCGAAGATCGCCGAGTTCGATCCCGCCGAGCGCACCATCACCCTGGAGCGGCGCGCCGAGGGCGGCACGCAGGTGCTGAAGTCGAAGCTGCCCTGCCTCGTCGCCATGCTGGAAGCCACCAACGAGATGCGCCGCGGGACCATGGTGGACGCCCTGCGCGCCGCCCGCGCCGAGGTCGTGAAGTGGAACGCCAAGGACGCCGGCGTGACCGACCTCAACATGTGCGGCCTCAAGGGCTCGCCCACCATCGTCAAGCGCGTGTTCGCGCCGAGCGCGCGTTCCGAGAAGGCCAAGTTCATCGAGGCCGGCGAGGGGGGCAGCCTCCCCGACGCGCTGATCGCCGAGATCTTCTCCCGCCAGCCCGGCCTTGAAGCCGACCTGACCGCGCTGGCGCGCGGCTTCTGACGGCCCTCGCCGCAGAGCCCGCGCGCCCCATGTGACTCCGAGATCGAAGAGCCGACCATCATGAGCGAGCCAACCACCCCCAAAGCCCCCGCCGCCGGTGGACGCGCGTCCACCAAGAAAGAGCTGCCGGAACACTTCAAGGCCTACAAGCACGTCTGGGTGTTCATCGAGCAGGAGCGCGGCCAGGTTCATCCCGTGTCCTGGGAGCTCATGGGCGCGGGCCGCAAGCTCGCGGACAAGCTGGGCGTGGAGCTCGCGGCCGTGGTGGTCGGCGCCGAGGGCGAGACCGTGCGCGGCGCGGTGGCCGAATCCTTCTGCTACGGCGCCGACCTCGCCTATGTGGTGGCCGACCCGGTGCTCACGGACTATCGCAACGAGGCCTACACGGCCGCGATGACCGACCTTGTGAACACCTACAAGCCCGAGATCCTGCTGCTGGGCGCGACCACCCTCGGCCGCGACCTCGCCGGCGCCGTGGCGACCACCCTTCTTACCGGCCTCACCGCCGATTCCACCGAGCTGGACGTGGACGCCGACGGCTCGCTTGCCGCCACCCGTCCGACCTTCGGCGGCTCCCTGCTCTGCACCATCTACACGCTGAACTATCGCCCGCAGATGGCGACGGTTCGCCCGCGCGTGATGCCCATGCCGATCCGCGTGGAGAAGCCCATCGGCCGGGTCATCGAGCACAAGCTCGGCGTGGTCGAGGCCGACATCGTCACCAAGATCCTGAATTTCATCCCCGACCGCGATTCCAACAAGGCGAACCTCGCCTATGCGGACGTGGTGGTGGCCGGCGGCATAGGCCTCGGCTCGCCGGAGAATTTCCAGCTCGTGCGCAACCTCGCCATGGCCATGGGCGCCGAATATGGCTGCTCGCGCCCGCTGGTGCAGAAGGGTTGGGTCTCCTCCGACCGCCAGATCGGCCAGACCGGCAAGACGATCCGTCCGCGGCTCTACATCGCCGCCGGCATCTCGGGCGCCATCCAGCACCGGGTGGGCGTCGAGGGCGCCGACCTGATCGTCGCCATCAACACCGACAAGAACGCGCCGATCTTCGACTTCGCCCATGTGGGCATCGTCACCGACGCCATCCGCCTCCTCCCGGCCCTGACGGAAGCCTTCGCCAAGCGCCTCTCGGCCCACTCCAGCGACAAGCTCGCCAGCTGACAGCCAGCGAAAGGAACAGTCCGATGATCGACGAAAGGTTCGATGCGATTGTCGTCGGCGCCGGCATGGCCGGCAATGCCGCCGCCTACACCATGGCCTCCCGCGGCCTGAAGGTGCTGCAGCTGGAGCGCGGCGAATATTCCGGCTCCAAGAATGTGCAGGGCGCCATCCTCTACGCCGAGATGATGGAGAAGATCATCCCGGACTTCCGGGAGGATGCGCCGCTGGAGCGTCACCTGATCGAGCAGCGCTTCTGGATGATGGGCGAGACCTCCCACACCGGCCTGCATTACCGGTCCGACGACTTCAACGAGGAGAAGCCGAACCGCTACACCATCATCCGCGCCCAGTTCGACAAGTGGTTCTCCTCCAAGGTGCGCGAGGCCGGTGCCCTGGTCGTGTGCGAGACCACGGTGACGGAGCTGGTGCAGGACGCCTATGGCAAGGTGATCGGCGTGAAGACCGATCGCGGCGGCGGCCAGATCCATGCGGACGTGGTGGTGCTGGCGGAAGGTGTCACCGGCCTGCTCGGCGCCCGCGCCGGCCTGCGCAAGATCCCCAAGCCCACCGAGGTGGCGCTGGCGGTGAAGGAGATGCACTTCCTGCCGCAGGAAGTCATCGAACAGCGCTTCAACGTGAAGGGCAACGAGGGCGCCGTCATCGAGGCCGCCGGGACCATCTCGGAAGGCATGACCGGCATGGGCTTCCTCTACACCAACCGCGAATGCGTGTCGGTGGGCATCGGCTGCCTCGTGTCGGATTTCCAGAAGAGCGGCGAGTCGCCGTACACGCTGCTTGAGAAGTTCAAGCGCCACCCGTCCATCGCGCCGCTGCTGGAAGGCTCCGAGGTGAAGGAATACGCCGCCCACCTCATCCCCGAGGGCGGGTTCAAGTCCATCCCGCAGCTCTATGGCGAGGGCTGGGTGGTGGTGGGCGATGCCGCCCAGCTCAACAACGCCATCCATCGCGAGGGCTCGAACCTCGCCATGACCTCCGGCCGCATCGCCGGCGAGGCCATCTTCCAGGTCAAGTCCCGCAAGGACAAGATGACCGCGGCGAACCTCTCGCTCTACAAGAAGATGCTCGACGACAGTTTCGTGATAAAAGACCTCAAGAAGTACAAGGACATGCCGCAGCTTCTGCACATCCAGTCGCAGAACTTCTTCCTCACCTACCCCCAGCTGGTCAACAAGGCCATGCAGAACTTCGTGCGTGTCGACGGCACGCCGAAGAAGGAGAAGGAGAAGATGACGGTGAAGTCCTTCACCTCCGCGCGGTCGTGGGCGGGCCTTTTCGGCGACGCCTTCAAACTTGCCCGCGCCTGGCGCTGAGAGATTTTCAGCTCAGCGCATCCCCTTTTCCCACCTTGCGCGGCGGGCCTACCCCACCGCCCGATTTCCGGGAGACTTTCACATGGCCACCGACACCGCCGTCCGCGTCGAGGACAAGCTTTTCCAGAACCGCTACCTGGTGGATTCCGGGCGCTCGCACATCAAGGTGAAGGCACACACCACGCCTTCCCCCGCCCTGCGCACCCTGCTCACGGCCTGCCCGGCCCGCTGCTATGAGTTGAACGACAAGGGGCAGGTCGAGATCACGGCCGACGGCTGCGTGGAATGTGGCACCTGCCGCATCATCGGCGAGCCTTCCGGCGACATCGAGTGGAACTATCCGCGCGGCGGCTACGGCGTACTGTTCAAGTTCGGCTGAACCTCCACGCCTTCAACGGTAGCGAAATAGCGATCGGGAGTTCGTCATGCCGTCCGCCTCGGCCTTCGTCCGAGGCGGAGAGGGCGACGCTCAGGCGCCGCGCGGGCTTGATCTGAGGCGCTGAGCCAATCTCAGGGCTTCATGTCTGACGGCTTCCGCTCCGCCATCTGGCATCAGATCGCCTTCCCCCCTAGATTAGGGGCCGGGAGGACGATGTCATGTCCGCATTTTCGTCAGGATCAACGGCCGGAGAGCCGGGGTTCGCCGAAGGTTTCGCAGCCAACGCGCTCGCGTCCGAGTTCGCCATCGAGGCGCTGGACTGGCAGGGGCGTCCGCTGCGCTGCCAGGATTGTCCGCACGAGGACATCAAGGCCGAAGGGCGCTGCGACCTCGGCAAGGCGTGCGTCCTCGACCGGCGGCGCAAGCGTATCGACCGTTTCTTCGCGAACAATGCGGCGCTGGCCGCGCGCTATCTGGACCACCCCTATTTCGAGGTGCGGGCGCTCGCCGCCCGGCACGCCAGCGTCTTCCTCATCGCACCGCTCAAGGACGACCCCGAGCCCGACGTCCGCATGGTCTGCGCCGAGCGCCTGCCGCTCGCCCGCGTGCGGGACATGCGCTTCGATCCCGAACCCCGGGTGCGCATCGCGGTGGCCGACCGCCTCGACGGCAGCGACCTCGTGGCCCTCATGTCGGATGTCGACTACAGCGTGCGCATGGCGGCGGCCCGGCGGGCGCCGGTCGATGCACTGGTCTATCTGATGCACGACCCCGAGGTAGATGTGCGGCGCATCGTTGCCGCCCGCCTGCCGCAGGTGCCCCTGGCCCGCATGGCCTCAGATGCCGATCCGCTGGTGCGGCTGGTTGTGGCCGAGCATCTCGCAGCCGACCGCCTTGTCGCATTGCGTGACGATCCCGACATGCGGGTGCGCTTCGTCGTCGCCGAGCGGATTTCCCCAGCCTTCCTTGCGCCGCTGACCAACGACGCCGTGCCGCCCATCGCCGAGGTCGCGCGGGCGCGGCTCTCCACGACCTGATCGACATTTTCCGACACGACCAATCCAATGGCCGGCGCACACAGGCCGGCCATTTTCATTTTCAGAAGCGCGAATGATTGT
The nucleotide sequence above comes from Xanthobacter flavus. Encoded proteins:
- a CDS encoding ankyrin repeat domain-containing protein — translated: MRQRTPFRRIGVDEAVAIVGTGQALLLDVRDANAYAAGHVAGARNMAFGNLGDIIGTTPKAQPVVIYCYHGNASQEYAQALSDFGFSDVTSVDGGYEAWFNHAQRQKPAGALDPALSAWIASRGYPPDGLDATAENGMTPLMKACAEGLGETVTALIAAGAALDIRNADGNTALWIACVGDHLDIIDALVDAGISIDSANDNGATALMYAASAGKAGVVEKLLARGADPMPETLDGFSALDLASTVECLTLLRRATKAAKESAQA
- a CDS encoding SagB/ThcOx family dehydrogenase, which gives rise to MNALLPPLRPSEAALAYHARTKHSLKGYAAGPETLDWDTQPNPFRDYEGAPRTALPLAAEALGVSFPQMVSGGVAPAPVDLAGVALLLELSFGLAAWKQLGPDRWALRCNPSSGNLHPTEAYVIAGGIAGLADGVHHYVSRDHVLEHRFAPPGPDVVAVASASGFAIENRFGPAGGAPSLFLALSSIHWREAWKYGERAFRYCQLDLGHALAGVRYAAACLGWTVHLVEATSADIARRVGLERDGDFAGAEREDPDILIALAPAGGDLPALPPVAFGGRWMGRANVLDRHPLYRWPVIDQVSLATHRARAVAGDAVSAPALPARAVVGDAPAASVILGRRSAQRFTAKGSAMPREVFLGLVDALLPRDGAPFDAWGFEARVHPLLFVHRVEGLAPGLYALPRRAGVTADLKAALRSDFTWETPEGVPEHLPIYRLVETDCRGIARTVSCHQAIASDSSFALAMLAEFEPLVSADPWRYRQLHWEAGMIGQSLYLEAEAAGFRGTGIGCFFDDDLHQLMGLEGAAFQSIYHFTVGRAAVDDRITTEPAYPGRGA
- a CDS encoding ArsC/Spx/MgsR family protein, with protein sequence MAHVTFWEKPGCGTNARQKLALANAGHTLDVRSLLTEPWTAERLKDFFGATPVASWFNPAAPKVKSGAVKPDAVEAEAAIALMLAEPLLIRRPLVEVDGARCAGFDREPVTSLLGPAVPGARPLEGCSHPGVAHPCPDPGERKAS
- a CDS encoding response regulator transcription factor; amino-acid sequence: MQIGVETSKAVDQRRVFVVDEDEITRAALQFMLHDEIETHELATPEEAYEKGQGWLVPHVILLGVGLLKARGDALIGELKGKFPGVRILIVTDKSEEAVAVSGLKAGAHGAVVKPLTLESVRKKVDTVLGRDGGAQLVQLSVLK
- the nifH gene encoding nitrogenase iron protein, giving the protein MASLRQIAFYGKGGIGKSTTSQNTLAALTELGQRILIVGCDPKADSTRLILHAKAQDTILSLAANAGSVEDLELEDVMKVGYKDIRCVESGGPEPGVGCAGRGVITSINFLEENGAYEDIDYVSYDVLGDVVCGGFAMPIRENKAQEIYIVMSGEMMAMYAANNISKGILKYANSGGVRLGGLVCNERQTDKEYELAESLAKKLGTTLIYFVPRDNIVQHAELRRMTVIEYAPDSAQAQHYRNLATKVHGNSGNGIIPTPITMDELEDLLMEHGIMKAVDESIVGKTAAELAVG
- a CDS encoding electron transfer flavoprotein subunit beta/FixA family protein, encoding MHIVVCIKQVPDSAQIRVHPVTNTIMRQGVPTIINPYDLFALEEALRLRDKFGGEVTVLTMGPPSAEDSLRKALTFGADRAVLLTDRFFAGSDTLATSFALATAITKIGQTWGVPDLVFTGKQTIDGDTAQVGPGIAKRLGLMQITYVAKIAEFDPAERTITLERRAEGGTQVLKSKLPCLVAMLEATNEMRRGTMVDALRAARAEVVKWNAKDAGVTDLNMCGLKGSPTIVKRVFAPSARSEKAKFIEAGEGGSLPDALIAEIFSRQPGLEADLTALARGF
- a CDS encoding electron transfer flavoprotein subunit alpha/FixB family protein — encoded protein: MSEPTTPKAPAAGGRASTKKELPEHFKAYKHVWVFIEQERGQVHPVSWELMGAGRKLADKLGVELAAVVVGAEGETVRGAVAESFCYGADLAYVVADPVLTDYRNEAYTAAMTDLVNTYKPEILLLGATTLGRDLAGAVATTLLTGLTADSTELDVDADGSLAATRPTFGGSLLCTIYTLNYRPQMATVRPRVMPMPIRVEKPIGRVIEHKLGVVEADIVTKILNFIPDRDSNKANLAYADVVVAGGIGLGSPENFQLVRNLAMAMGAEYGCSRPLVQKGWVSSDRQIGQTGKTIRPRLYIAAGISGAIQHRVGVEGADLIVAINTDKNAPIFDFAHVGIVTDAIRLLPALTEAFAKRLSAHSSDKLAS
- a CDS encoding FAD-dependent monooxygenase gives rise to the protein MIDERFDAIVVGAGMAGNAAAYTMASRGLKVLQLERGEYSGSKNVQGAILYAEMMEKIIPDFREDAPLERHLIEQRFWMMGETSHTGLHYRSDDFNEEKPNRYTIIRAQFDKWFSSKVREAGALVVCETTVTELVQDAYGKVIGVKTDRGGGQIHADVVVLAEGVTGLLGARAGLRKIPKPTEVALAVKEMHFLPQEVIEQRFNVKGNEGAVIEAAGTISEGMTGMGFLYTNRECVSVGIGCLVSDFQKSGESPYTLLEKFKRHPSIAPLLEGSEVKEYAAHLIPEGGFKSIPQLYGEGWVVVGDAAQLNNAIHREGSNLAMTSGRIAGEAIFQVKSRKDKMTAANLSLYKKMLDDSFVIKDLKKYKDMPQLLHIQSQNFFLTYPQLVNKAMQNFVRVDGTPKKEKEKMTVKSFTSARSWAGLFGDAFKLARAWR
- a CDS encoding ferredoxin family protein, whose protein sequence is MATDTAVRVEDKLFQNRYLVDSGRSHIKVKAHTTPSPALRTLLTACPARCYELNDKGQVEITADGCVECGTCRIIGEPSGDIEWNYPRGGYGVLFKFG
- a CDS encoding 4Fe4S-binding leucine-rich repeat protein; this encodes MSAFSSGSTAGEPGFAEGFAANALASEFAIEALDWQGRPLRCQDCPHEDIKAEGRCDLGKACVLDRRRKRIDRFFANNAALAARYLDHPYFEVRALAARHASVFLIAPLKDDPEPDVRMVCAERLPLARVRDMRFDPEPRVRIAVADRLDGSDLVALMSDVDYSVRMAAARRAPVDALVYLMHDPEVDVRRIVAARLPQVPLARMASDADPLVRLVVAEHLAADRLVALRDDPDMRVRFVVAERISPAFLAPLTNDAVPPIAEVARARLSTT